In a genomic window of Halalkalicoccus sp. CG83:
- the meaB gene encoding methylmalonyl Co-A mutase-associated GTPase MeaB yields MSTGESENDLVTQLLAGKHRALARTITKIENRAPGYRDLVAGLHEHTGDAEVIGITGSPGAGKSTLVDKLALSYREEGLTVGVIAVDPSSPYTGGAVLGDRIRMASTTGDMDTFVRSMGARGQLGGLSTATGDAIKAFDAFGMDRIIVETVGAGQNEVDIVRTADTVAVLVQPESGDDIQMLKAGILEIGDVFVVNKADMAGADRTVKQLSEMLEGRNDGDDGWKPEIVETVATSGEGIDDLLETFAAHREYLESSGALEEKARARYAEEVRTLLREDAGHLLEDELERRGGIESVVDRIAAREIDPYTVADEIVTPLERCLDAREETPPHR; encoded by the coding sequence ATGAGCACGGGCGAGAGCGAGAACGACCTAGTCACGCAGCTGCTGGCCGGCAAACACCGGGCGCTGGCGCGCACGATCACGAAGATCGAGAACCGCGCGCCGGGCTATCGCGACCTCGTCGCGGGACTCCACGAGCACACCGGCGACGCGGAGGTGATCGGCATCACCGGCAGCCCCGGCGCGGGCAAGTCGACGCTCGTCGATAAGCTCGCGCTCAGCTACAGGGAAGAGGGGCTCACGGTGGGCGTGATCGCGGTCGACCCCTCCTCGCCGTACACGGGCGGCGCGGTGCTCGGCGACCGCATCCGGATGGCCTCGACCACCGGCGACATGGACACGTTCGTGCGTTCGATGGGCGCGCGCGGGCAGTTAGGGGGACTGTCGACGGCGACCGGTGACGCGATCAAGGCGTTCGACGCCTTCGGGATGGACCGGATCATCGTCGAGACCGTCGGCGCCGGACAGAACGAGGTCGACATCGTCCGTACCGCCGACACGGTCGCGGTGCTCGTCCAGCCCGAGAGCGGCGACGACATCCAGATGCTGAAGGCGGGCATCCTCGAGATCGGCGACGTCTTCGTCGTCAACAAGGCCGACATGGCCGGCGCCGATCGAACCGTGAAACAGCTCTCGGAGATGCTCGAGGGCCGCAACGACGGGGACGACGGCTGGAAGCCGGAGATCGTCGAGACCGTCGCGACGAGCGGCGAGGGGATCGACGACCTCCTGGAGACGTTCGCGGCCCACCGCGAGTACCTGGAGTCGTCGGGGGCGCTCGAGGAGAAGGCGCGCGCACGATACGCCGAGGAGGTTCGGACGCTACTGCGCGAGGACGCCGGCCACCTGCTCGAGGACGAACTCGAGCGTCGGGGCGGCATCGAGTCGGTGGTCGACCGAATCGCCGCCCGCGAGATCGACCCGTACACGGTCGCCGACGAGATCGTGACGCCGCTCGAACGCTGTCTCGACGCGCGCGAGGAGACGCCGCCACATCGGTAA